DNA from Desulfuromonas sp. AOP6:
GCCATGGTTTATGCTGTCGCGATCCTTTTTGTCTTTTCGGTTGCCCTGCAGTTGATCTCCTTGCCTACACCCCTCTATCGGCTTTATTTGGGCTTTATCGCCATTGCGGGTATTCCTTTGTTGTTGATCATGGCCAAAAGCAATCGCAAGGCCCACGGGGGGCGCGTCGATGGGTTTACCCTGCTGCTTCGCCTTGGCATTGGCGTGCTTTTTGTCTCCCTCGTGGCCCAGGTGGGCGGTTTCAGTAACCTGGCTTCCTGGCTGATAGAGTCGAGCGTCGCGACGATTTTTCTCTATCTTTTCACAACGATGAGCATTCGGCTGACTCGTGGTGGGATTGAATTCATTTTGAGTCGACCGACATTCCGGACGAAACTCTTTTTCATGCAATTCGGCCCTGAGTTTGAAAATCGTTTAAAGGGACTTCTGAAAACAGTCTTTTTGGTCTATGCCTTTTTGTATTTGAGTACGATTTGGGGACTTTATTCTTCTGTAGGGCAGGCTTGGGATCATATCCTGGGTATTAGTTTTACGATAGGCGAGATGGTTCTCTCGGTCAAAATGATCCTGCTTGTGTTAATCACAGTCTACATCGCCTTGGTGGTCTCGTGGTTTTTGAAATCCATTCTAGAAGCGGAAGTTTTTCCCAGGAAACAATATGACAGAGGAGTCAGGGATGCCATTAAGAAACTGCTTCACTATTCCCTCATCCTGGTCGGATTTATGTTTGCTCTTAGCATTGCTGGCATCGAACTGAAAAACCTGGCCGTGCTCGTCGGTGCTTTTGGCATCGGAATCGGTTTCGGGTTGCAGAATATTGTCAATAATTTCGTCAGTGGCCTGATACTGCTTTTCGAAAGACCTGTTAAGGTAGGCGACACCTTGGTCGTCGATGGTGAGTGGGGACAGGTTAAAAAGATCGGTTTGCGGTCTACCATCGTGGAAACCTATAACCGGGCTGAAATCATTGTTCCCAATTCGGAGCTCATTTCACAGAAAGTAACAAACTGGAGCCTGTCTAACCGGGTGGCTCGAGTGGTTCTCCCTGTAGGAGTAGCCTATGGAAGCAATGTTGAAAAAGTCCTGCGTATTCTTCTTGAGGCGGCCACGGCACACCCCGACATTCTGAGCGATCCGGAACCTTCCCCCATTTTTACGGGATTTGGCGACAGCTCTCTCAATTTTGAGCTGAGGGTTTGGGTGGAGGATGTCGGTCAGATGCTGGTAGTGAAAAGCTGGCTGGGCCAATATGTCGATAGGAAATTTCGCGAGGAAGGGGTGGAGATCCCCTTTCCACAAAGGGATCTCCATGTACGGTCCATTGATGCGATGGTGTTGTCAGGGTTACGAGATAAACAGCGGAAGGACGAGGAAGAAACAAAACCGCAAGGACACCCTCTTGCCGATCAGGTGTCCTTGCGGGAATAGCGCTCAAGCGATCAAAGGTCTCTTTTTGATACGAGATCAATCCCAGCGTTGGGAAAGTTTCTTTTTTTGTTTCTCAAGAGATTTCTGACCGCTTTCGATAGCCTCCATAAATTGACGGCGCCATTCGTCAGCGACCTCTTCTCCTTGACTCAGCAGCTCACTTGTACTGTCGTTGAGGTTTTCGACAAAATCCGACAGCGAGTGAACAGTGTCCTGAACCCGGGCTTCCGCCTCGTTTCGTACTTTTTTAGAGTAGCGGACGATCTGTCTACGGGTTTTTTTTCCGGACTGCGGGGCAAAGAGCAAGGCCAACCCTGCGCCAATGACTCCTCCGGCAACTAACATCATGGCTCCCACAGTCGCGGTATTTTCCCTCTCACTCATGGTATCCTCCTTGTTCAGTTGGGATGACAATTCCATTTAATCACAAAAAAGCACCCATGCAACCATCCTTTGTAGGCATAAATAGGGGGGAGCCCCTCAACCAATAGTTGAGGGGGGTGAGAAATCGTGCTAATTTGTCACAGCCAATGGCAGGAGGGAGGTTGTAAATGAAAAAGCGTCCTTGCATCGAAATTCTCGGGACGGGGCGGGCAGTGCCTGAGAGAATTCTGACCAACCAGGATCTGGAAAAACTGGTGGACACTTCAGACGAGTGGATTCTGGCGCGAACCGGAATCCAGCAGAGGCATATTGCTGAACCGGGAGTGCCCCTCTCCTTTTTCGCAGCCCAAGCTGCTCAAGCAGCCCTTGCGGACGCCGGCGCTTCCGGTGAGGAGATCGATCTTATTATTCTCGGTACAGTGACGGGAGACAGCAAGTTTCCCGCCACAGCTTGTGTGGTACAAGACCTTATTGGAGCCAAAAGCGCGGCTGCTTTTGATGTTTCGGCAGCCTGTTCGGGATTTCTTTATGGGTTGCAATTGGCCGAAAGCATGATGGCCATGCAGGGCTATAGGCGGATATTGTTGATAGGCGGAGAGATTCTGTCCTCCATGGTGAATTGGAAAGACCGTGACACCTGTGTTCTTTTCGGCGATGGCGTGGGGGCTGTCGTCCTCGGCCCGGCGCAGGGCTCTCACGGAGTTCTCAGCACATATATTAAAAGCGATGGCGCTTTCCGGGATTTTCTCCATAGTCCTGGCTGTGGCAGTCTCAATCCTCCCAGCCATGAGAACGTGGATAAGATGCTGCATACCATTCACATGGAAGGTCGGGAGGTGTTCCGCCACGCAGTGACGTCCATGGCCGATGCCCTCAATCAGGCTCTTGATCAGGCGGGTGTTGCTGTGGAAGAATTGGATCTTCTGATCCCCCACCAAGCCAATCTTCGAATTATTGAGGCCGTCGGAAAACGCTTCCGACTTTCTCCAGACAAAATTTTCGTCAACGTAGATCGGTTTGGCAACACATCGGCCGCCTCCATCCCCATTGCTCTGGACGAGGCGCGTAAGGCAGGTCGCATCGCCTCTGGCTCTCTCGTCGGCATGGTGACGTTCGGGGCCGGCTTTACCTGGGCGGCAGCGGTAATCCGTCTCTGACGATTACTTTCTGTGTCTCCTTCTTGCCTTCACTGGTTTTTGTGATAAATTAAAAAGAAAAGGAAAGGAGGATTAGGGGAATCGATATATCACATACGGATAGAGAAAAGCAGTCCCCGATGGGGGATATTCATCGTTCTGCCCCGCAGGACGAAGATGCCGGCAGAAATAACCCGGCGGAAAAGTAAAAGGCCTCTCAACGGAACGTTGAGAGGCCTTTTGACGTCCAGGGGGGATTACTCACCCCGAAGTTTTCGAAGCACCTCCGGATTTTCCTCATTTTCGGCCAGAATGACATGGCAGGTCATGCAGTCGCCGGAGATGGTCTGACCATCCTCGCTTTCGTGCATGTCATCATGGCAGCGAAAGCAGCCGATATCAAAATTTTCCCCATGTCCAATGTGATTGATGTAGGTGTTCCAGCCAATATTCATGCTGGGCCAGACGTTCTGCCTATAAGCCTCCTGGGTTCCCCGTATCGCCATCTGCAACAGTATGGGTTTAGAGGCCACCAACTCGCTATATTGCGCTTTGTACCATCTCGTCAGTTGGGCGGCAATGGCGGACTCCGCTTCTTCGTGGCTGCCATAGCTGGCCGTGATGGCGACGAGAGCCTGCTCCTTGATGAAAGGCAATTCTCTCGGTATTTTCCCTGAGAGAAGTCTTTCGTCCAGGGCCGCTTCAGGGCTGCGATAAATATGAGTGGGGCGATTATGGCAATCAATACAGTCCATTTCTCTTGTTTCAAGAGGCGCCGTATCCTGTGAGTCGCCTGAACGGAAAACGGTCTTGGAGCCATCGGCCCTGGTGAGGGTGACCACAGGTATGGTAAGGCGCTTCTCATCGGATTGGTAGGTGATGGTATTTTCAGGCGCCACGTGCCAGTGGATGCCGTGGGCCTTTTCAGCGAGATTTCCGGCCGAGCCGATTTTCATCAACATCACCGTTTGCACATGCGTGTTTTTGTCGTCAGGCAGAAATTTGTCGTTGACAATGAGCTTTTCTCCGTGGAATTTTTCCGGCTGATGACATTCTTCGCAGGTTTCACGGGCAGGGCGCAAACCGTGAACAGGAGTTTCAATGGGTCGGGGATGTGTATCAAGGGCAACGGCGAAGAGCTGTCTTGCGCCAGAGACTTTAGATTTTACAAACCAGGTGGCTCCGGAACCGATATGGCATTCGACACAGTTGACCCGTGAATGGGGTGAATTCTGGTAAGCGGTATATTCCGGTTCCATAACAGTGTGGCAGAATTTGCCGCAAAAGGCATTGGATTCAAGGTAGTGATAGCCACTGTAGCCAAGCAGAGAAAAAATAAAAAGGTTAGCGCCGGTCAAAAAGATACCGAGAAAGATGAGTTTGCGAACACGGGCGAACCTCGTTTCGTCCGTAAAGTGTTCTTTAAGGTAGTCCAGTGTGAAAATCCGGACCTCCTCTTTGCCCTTTAGGAAAAAAAGACCAACAAAGACCATGAACAGTCCAGCCATGAAGGCGGGTCCTAGGATCATGTAGATGACGGCCCCCAAGTAGGGGTTATCAAGGTGCCACAGGGAATCGATGACCACCAGGCCAAGCAGAAACGGGAATACAGCGGTGGTGATAATGGCTCCGACCAGAGAAACTCTGCTGCGGGCTATGCCTTTAAAAAATGCATCAAGAATATGTTTCAGGTTTCCCATGCCGTTGCCTCCTGTTGTGGTAGTGGAAAGGTGTCAGCGCTCCGTGTTGCTGCCTCCCGGGTAATTATAGCCGCTCACCGTGAAAATGCCGTCTCGACAAGCCGTGGGTGAGCCGATTGTGCAAAAAAGGCTACAACCCTCTGCCGAGTTGCAGCCTTTTTTTGGTGGTAGTCTTGAACGCTCATAGTTGAAGAACGGCTGAGGCCAAAATGACAGTAGCCCCAAGGTAAATTCCCTCGCCTGACGGGTTAAAATCCGGTGATGGCGCTGAACCAGCCTTGAGCGAGACCAACAGGACCTCCGGCGGCAATGGCTCCTCCAACAAGACAGGCAATTCCCCAGATGCCAATCAGGGCGGCGAAGGCAAGGGTCAAAATAAAGGAGACCCTGAAAGTGATTCTCATCAAAACCAGGCCCAACTGTGAGTGAACCTTTTCATGGACTTGAACAGCAGTCTGAACGTTGCTCATAGGGGTTCTCCTTTCTTTTAAAAAGTACGGTTGCTTCCAGCATCAGTTGCCTATCTTTTGAATGAAGAATAGCAGCGCCGGGGCAGGGTGTCAAGAAAAAAGTTAATAAAAACAATTGGTTAGGTGTAAACTGTAGCTATCATTAAAAGGGGAAAGAGGCCCTGTCTCTTTTTGGGTAAATCTTAAATTGCAATATATTGTAAATTGAAATTGTAAAGAGCTCCAGCTGTCCCGTGTAAAGAGCTCAGCTAGAACAGCGCTGGTGGAGAGTGTCAATTCTGCACCAAGGCAGCGTAAGGCGTGTAACGCCGCTGGAAAGGTGTTTGATCCGCTGGGAGGTTGGAAATGCAGGGAAAAGTGGAAATTAAAATTTCAACTTAATCGGTCAAACGACTTGCACGCAAAACCTTCCTGTGGTAGTTGTTTACAAGAGGTTAAGGTAGATTTTAAAGAATCTCTCGAATAAGAAATTTCTGACCAAAGTCTGTTGTAACGGTCGTAGTAATAAGACAGAGGAGAAAATCATGAAAACAGCTTATCAGGTCAGGGTCGGAAAAGCCGTGACCAGTTATCTCGCTTCTGCCACCATGATTGGACTTTCTATTGCCGTTGGCCTTGCTGTTTCTAGTGCTTTGGTTGCGGTCCTTTGGGCACCAATGACCGGCCTTCTGAGTGGTTTGTTCTAAGCCTCGTTTTTAAGGCCGCAAAAGAGCGTGTGATATCGTTATTATGACCCCACCAAAAATTTTTTGGTGGGGTTTTGTTTTGTCGCGGCCGGAAGGGGCGCCCAGAGTGGCGCTGCTTGTGTCAACAGTGGCTCACCGTGGAAAGGCTTTTGCTAAATTACTCCTGATTCTCGTAGTTTATTATTGCAATAATTCAGGCACTGTGATAAAAACCGCTGCATCTGCAACACTTCTCGCTGCCCTTAAAGAGTTTTACCTCTTCTTGTGTAATAAAAACGAAAGGTTGGGGCTGTTGCGCATCGCTGTGCAACACGTTGGAATCACGCAACGTAAGGCGCGTTAAAAACACCGTGCGGGGATCATGGCTTGGCTAAGGTAAGTGGACGTGGGGCCTACGACTGGTTTCCGTAAAGAGCTTTTCAGGTTAGTCAACAAAATAGGTTGAAAGGGAAAGATGTTATGGATCAGATGCCAAAAACCAAGAAAATGACCTTGAACGAGATGGAAAGCATAGTCTCGGGAAGACTGCTTTCCGGTGGCGCCGGTTATTATATTGGCGTTATTGTTTCAGCGCTACTGGTTGTCGCCGCGGTGGTAGCCGGTGTGCATGCCTTTATTGTCGGCCACGAGCACACGTACGGAGTGACCAGGGAAGTGTCCTGGGGTATTCTCATCGCGACCTATGTTTTTTTCGTTGTTACCTCTACAGGCCTTTGTCTTGTTTCTTCGATTGGCCATGTTTTTGGGGTCGAATCGTATATGCCGATCGCCAAGCGGTCAGTATTCCTTTCTATCGCGACTATTCTGGCTGGGTTTTTTGTCATTGCCTTTGAAATCAAAATTCCCTGGAGGATGGCTATTTACAACGTGATTTCTCCTAATATCACCTCCAATATCTGGTGGATGGGTACTCTTTACGGGGTATATCTCGTCCTGATGATATTTGAGTTTCTCTTCCTTAACCTGAATAAGCACAAGCTGGCCGTGGCTATGGGCTTTGGTGGCGCTGTCGCCGGTATTGCAGCTCACAGTAATCTCGGCGCCGTTTTTGGCCTGCTCATGGGTCGCGAATTCTGGCACGGCCCCTACATGTCTATTTACTTCATCGCCTCGGCGATGATGACAGGTACCGCTGTTATCTTCTTCTTTCACTATCTTGCGTACAAGGTTAACAACGAAGATCTGAGCCTTGACAGGCCAATGGTTGCCTCCCTCGATGTGGTGCGTCGCCTCGGCATTCTCCTGATCTGCGTCATTATGTTCTTCACGATCTGGAAAATGGTGGCTGGTGTGGCCGGGATGCCTGGCGGCAAATATGAAGCGGTCATGGCTTTGGTCAGTGGACCCTATGCCATCAATTTCTGGCTGTTTGAGGCAGGGTTTGGCCTGATCTTCCCGCTGCTCCTTTTTATTGCTTCCAAGGGTAAAAACCTGATGATGATGTTCGTTGGGTCTGCGATGATGATTGTCGGTATTTTTGTCATGCGTTATGACCTTGTGATCGTGGGGCAGATTGTTCCCGTTTATCACGAACTCGGTGTCAAAGAGTTCAGCCACCTCCTGTCTTACACCCCCTCCTTCCATGAGATCATTATCACGCTTGGTGGTTTTGGGGTGGCATTCTTCCTCTTCCTCGTCGGAGAGAAGCTTTTTGCCGGACACAAAGTCGAACATCATTGATGGATTTTCAGGTCTTATAGCGATAAGCAATTGAAGGAGAATATAGCATGAAGAAAAATAAAGTCGAATTCGACGGCTTGCAGAATGAAGGAGTAGAGAATGCTCCCGTAGAGGATCGGCGTCGTTTTCTAAAGATGGGGCTTGCCCTCACCGGCGTCTTTGCTGGAGGTACCCTTTACTCAGCCTCTTCAGCCGTAAACAAGGTGTATGCTTCTGCCGGCGAATACGCTAAAAAATATCCTTATAAGCCGCACTACAGCATGATCATGCACCAGAACCGCTGCATCGACTGTGAGCGTTGCATGACTGCCTGTGTCAAGACCAATGATGTGCCTGAGTACGGCTACAGGACGACGATTCTTGAAAGGGAAGTCAAGGATGCCGTTGGTCAGAAACGTGAATTTATTCCCGTTCTGTGTAACCAGTGCAATCTGCCGCAGTGCACCAGGGTTTGTCCTACACGTGCCACCTATAAAGACAAAACTACTGGCATCGTCATGATGGATACTGCCAAGTGTATCGGCTGTCTGACCTGCCAGCAGGGTTGCCCTTACAATGCGCGCTATTTCAGCGAAGAAAAACATGCTGTTGACAAGTGCAATTTCTGTCTTGACACGCGCCTGTCAAAAGGCGAGACCCTGACGGCCTGTTCTGAGGCCTGTCCTGCGGATGTTCGGGTATTTGGTGATCTTTCTGATCCCAATAGCCGCATTTACCGTGAGGTTCACCAGATTGAGAAAACCGTGTGGGTTCTTCGCCCTGAAGCCGGAACGCGGCCCAACGTTTTCTACACTCGCGGTTAATTATCCGAGCCTCGATTAGCGCAGGCTCTGACCCCATTTGTGAATATCGGAGGTTTGACCATGAAAAAGTTCATGTT
Protein-coding regions in this window:
- a CDS encoding mechanosensitive ion channel domain-containing protein codes for the protein MAEVIPSLANLQTESADVLAKTRELENLTTIESQIEQIRLRQEELSGWIKEQGDPAEWNYDRLAETVANLKAQEVELDRIMSSLVTRVAELEGYRKEWKERQSYWQGWQGVLASVKAKVASEPFSTASKVMSTVIGSIDKVVPELVNLQKEVTALQATSRDIRTEMETYLKDFRQKTFSRTAPPFYSRQFYEAFSTDLVNAVLDGVRSVQGRTLGFWQRQGWILLAQTLLALGLAVFIKRYRRLAEVTQEWTFILDHPWATGVFVAIVSLGFLYTDVPGPYRLGLWLLAAFSAAVLTAGLLKNPRKIAMVYAVAILFVFSVALQLISLPTPLYRLYLGFIAIAGIPLLLIMAKSNRKAHGGRVDGFTLLLRLGIGVLFVSLVAQVGGFSNLASWLIESSVATIFLYLFTTMSIRLTRGGIEFILSRPTFRTKLFFMQFGPEFENRLKGLLKTVFLVYAFLYLSTIWGLYSSVGQAWDHILGISFTIGEMVLSVKMILLVLITVYIALVVSWFLKSILEAEVFPRKQYDRGVRDAIKKLLHYSLILVGFMFALSIAGIELKNLAVLVGAFGIGIGFGLQNIVNNFVSGLILLFERPVKVGDTLVVDGEWGQVKKIGLRSTIVETYNRAEIIVPNSELISQKVTNWSLSNRVARVVLPVGVAYGSNVEKVLRILLEAATAHPDILSDPEPSPIFTGFGDSSLNFELRVWVEDVGQMLVVKSWLGQYVDRKFREEGVEIPFPQRDLHVRSIDAMVLSGLRDKQRKDEEETKPQGHPLADQVSLRE
- a CDS encoding YtxH domain-containing protein, which translates into the protein MSERENTATVGAMMLVAGGVIGAGLALLFAPQSGKKTRRQIVRYSKKVRNEAEARVQDTVHSLSDFVENLNDSTSELLSQGEEVADEWRRQFMEAIESGQKSLEKQKKKLSQRWD
- a CDS encoding beta-ketoacyl-ACP synthase III, whose translation is MKKRPCIEILGTGRAVPERILTNQDLEKLVDTSDEWILARTGIQQRHIAEPGVPLSFFAAQAAQAALADAGASGEEIDLIILGTVTGDSKFPATACVVQDLIGAKSAAAFDVSAACSGFLYGLQLAESMMAMQGYRRILLIGGEILSSMVNWKDRDTCVLFGDGVGAVVLGPAQGSHGVLSTYIKSDGAFRDFLHSPGCGSLNPPSHENVDKMLHTIHMEGREVFRHAVTSMADALNQALDQAGVAVEELDLLIPHQANLRIIEAVGKRFRLSPDKIFVNVDRFGNTSAASIPIALDEARKAGRIASGSLVGMVTFGAGFTWAAAVIRL
- a CDS encoding NapC/NirT family cytochrome c, which codes for MGNLKHILDAFFKGIARSRVSLVGAIITTAVFPFLLGLVVIDSLWHLDNPYLGAVIYMILGPAFMAGLFMVFVGLFFLKGKEEVRIFTLDYLKEHFTDETRFARVRKLIFLGIFLTGANLFIFSLLGYSGYHYLESNAFCGKFCHTVMEPEYTAYQNSPHSRVNCVECHIGSGATWFVKSKVSGARQLFAVALDTHPRPIETPVHGLRPARETCEECHQPEKFHGEKLIVNDKFLPDDKNTHVQTVMLMKIGSAGNLAEKAHGIHWHVAPENTITYQSDEKRLTIPVVTLTRADGSKTVFRSGDSQDTAPLETREMDCIDCHNRPTHIYRSPEAALDERLLSGKIPRELPFIKEQALVAITASYGSHEEAESAIAAQLTRWYKAQYSELVASKPILLQMAIRGTQEAYRQNVWPSMNIGWNTYINHIGHGENFDIGCFRCHDDMHESEDGQTISGDCMTCHVILAENEENPEVLRKLRGE
- the nrfD gene encoding NrfD/PsrC family molybdoenzyme membrane anchor subunit, encoding MTLNEMESIVSGRLLSGGAGYYIGVIVSALLVVAAVVAGVHAFIVGHEHTYGVTREVSWGILIATYVFFVVTSTGLCLVSSIGHVFGVESYMPIAKRSVFLSIATILAGFFVIAFEIKIPWRMAIYNVISPNITSNIWWMGTLYGVYLVLMIFEFLFLNLNKHKLAVAMGFGGAVAGIAAHSNLGAVFGLLMGREFWHGPYMSIYFIASAMMTGTAVIFFFHYLAYKVNNEDLSLDRPMVASLDVVRRLGILLICVIMFFTIWKMVAGVAGMPGGKYEAVMALVSGPYAINFWLFEAGFGLIFPLLLFIASKGKNLMMMFVGSAMMIVGIFVMRYDLVIVGQIVPVYHELGVKEFSHLLSYTPSFHEIIITLGGFGVAFFLFLVGEKLFAGHKVEHH
- a CDS encoding 4Fe-4S dicluster domain-containing protein, with amino-acid sequence MKKNKVEFDGLQNEGVENAPVEDRRRFLKMGLALTGVFAGGTLYSASSAVNKVYASAGEYAKKYPYKPHYSMIMHQNRCIDCERCMTACVKTNDVPEYGYRTTILEREVKDAVGQKREFIPVLCNQCNLPQCTRVCPTRATYKDKTTGIVMMDTAKCIGCLTCQQGCPYNARYFSEEKHAVDKCNFCLDTRLSKGETLTACSEACPADVRVFGDLSDPNSRIYREVHQIEKTVWVLRPEAGTRPNVFYTRG